From a single Rutidosis leptorrhynchoides isolate AG116_Rl617_1_P2 chromosome 5, CSIRO_AGI_Rlap_v1, whole genome shotgun sequence genomic region:
- the LOC139850238 gene encoding uncharacterized protein: MNFLALSIDLLFDSTSSEEEEEIQPRTRFQRQPRRFLNRDREAAGQLLWNDYFCENPTFPDDIFKRRFRMCKVLFIHIKDGILQHSYTPNAPDHFTFFQQRPDALGRLGFSTIQKITCALRQLSYGMTADIFDEYIKMAEKREYLRKPNATDIARLYSAHEEKHGFKGMLGSIDCMHWAWKNCPVA, from the exons atgaattttttagccTTAAGTATCGATTTGCTATTCGATTCAACGTCGTCCGAAGAAGAGGAAGAAATCCAACCAAGAACTCGTTTTCAAAGACAACCACGACGTTTTTTAAATAGAGATCGTGAAGCAGCGGGTCAATTATTGTGGAACGATTACTTTTGTGAAAATCCGACGTTTCCGGACGACATTTTCAAGAGACGATTTCGGATGTGCAAAGTTTTATTTATCCATATCAAAGACGGTATTCTTCAACACTCTTATACTCCTAATGCCCCCGATCATTTTACTTTTTTCCAACAACGTCCGGATGCACTTGGACGTCTTGGTTTCTCAACTATTCAAAAAATAACTTGCGCGTTACGACAATTGTCGTATGGGATGACCGCAGATATATTTGATGAATATATTAAAATGGCGGAAAAACGG GAATATTTGAGGAAGCCTAATGCAACTGACATTGCTCGGCTGTATTCGGCGCACGAGGAGAAACATGGTTTCAAGGGAATGTTGGGTAGTATTGACTGTATGCATTGGGCATGGAAAAATTGTCCCGTAGCATGA
- the LOC139850239 gene encoding protein ALP1-like produces MLEAVASYDMWIWHAFFGMAGSNNDINVLNHSPLFDSLRKDRAAPSPFEVNGNQYPFGYYLTDGIYPDWTTLIKGYTTPIEDPRKKFTRFQASSRKDVERTFGVLQGRFAILKTPARVMSVNKMRRIMYSCIVMHNMIQEDNGFALSTWEQEWLDKPENRPRRNIRRRVKDRRSREKEIRDRDVHDQLREDLTAHIWNLPPNFRSMHN; encoded by the coding sequence ATGCTTGAAGCGGTTGCTTCATACGATATGTGGATATGGCATGCGTTTTTTGGGATGGCTGGTTCAAACAATGACATTAATGTGTTAAATCATTCTCCGTTGTTTGATTCCCTTCGTAAGGATAGAGCCGCACCTTCACCGTTTGAAGTAAACGGAAACCAGTATCCCTTTGGTTACTACTTGACGGACGGGATATATCCCGATTGGACAACACTAATAAAGGGGTACACGACTCCAATTGAAGATCCTAGAAAAAAATTTACTAGATTTCAAGCGAGTTCTAGAAAGGATGTTGAGCGTACATTTGGTGTTTTACAAGGTCGGTTTGCGATTTTAAAAACACCGGCACGAGTTATGAGTGTTAATAAGATGAGAAGGATAATGTATAGTTGTATTGTTATGCACAACATGATACAAGAAGATAACGGGTTTGCGTTAAGTACTTGGGAACAAGAATGGTTAGATAAACCCGAAAACCGGCCTCGTCGCAATATTCGGAGAAGGGTCAAAGATCGTCGATCACGAGAGAAAGAGATTCGCGATCGAGACGTGCACGATCAACTTCGTGAAGATTTAACGGCTCATATTTGGAACCTCCCGCCAAACTTTCGCTCGATGCATAACTAG